Proteins found in one Alteromonas macleodii genomic segment:
- a CDS encoding arsinothricin resistance N-acetyltransferase ArsN1 family B, with amino-acid sequence MEHELIRQVQPEDYESIEKIYNHYVSNTSVTFEETTVSSTDIQNRVEKSRSSNLPWLVMEISGSIVGYAYATKWKERAAYRFSVESSVYVSEKHHGKGYGTLLYTELLKNLNLLDVNSVIGGITLPNLASVALHEKLGMKKVAHFSNVGFKFDKWLDVGYWQLKLRT; translated from the coding sequence ATGGAGCATGAATTGATTAGGCAAGTTCAACCTGAAGATTATGAAAGTATCGAAAAAATATATAACCATTATGTTTCAAATACCTCTGTTACGTTTGAAGAAACTACCGTTTCAAGCACCGACATTCAAAATAGAGTAGAAAAATCACGTAGTTCCAATCTTCCGTGGCTTGTTATGGAAATCAGTGGTTCTATCGTCGGTTATGCGTACGCGACCAAATGGAAAGAGAGAGCTGCATACAGATTTTCTGTAGAGTCTTCAGTTTACGTCTCCGAAAAGCATCACGGTAAAGGTTATGGAACTCTTCTATACACCGAATTACTTAAGAATTTGAATTTACTTGACGTAAACTCCGTAATCGGAGGCATTACGCTACCAAATCTTGCAAGTGTCGCATTGCACGAGAAACTGGGTATGAAAAAAGTTGCTCACTTTAGCAATGTCGGTTTTAAGTTTGATAAGTGGTTGGACGTCGGCTATTGGCAGTTGAAACTGCGTACCTAA
- a CDS encoding flavodoxin family protein, which translates to MLNIGLVYFTNTDVTGQLMLAVITELEAYGCQLIIHKIEGNQIIDGRFQNPDLFSQLHKCHAIVFGSPTYMGSVSAQFKAFADATSDFWAEQKWAGKLAAGVTSGTGLNGDQSSSLAYMQVLASQHGMLWVNLDATYHDTAKGVNRLGCHSGVTAQSLDGSVNEIDLKTATYLARKVIDYAEKFNNEI; encoded by the coding sequence ATGTTAAATATCGGACTTGTTTATTTTACTAACACAGACGTAACCGGCCAATTAATGCTAGCTGTAATAACAGAGCTTGAAGCTTATGGTTGTCAACTCATCATCCACAAGATTGAAGGCAATCAGATTATAGATGGCCGGTTTCAAAACCCCGACCTCTTTTCACAATTACATAAATGCCATGCGATCGTTTTTGGCTCACCAACCTACATGGGCAGTGTATCCGCTCAATTCAAAGCTTTTGCCGACGCCACAAGTGATTTCTGGGCTGAACAAAAGTGGGCGGGTAAGCTAGCCGCGGGTGTTACGTCAGGCACTGGGCTCAATGGAGATCAGTCATCCTCACTTGCATACATGCAGGTATTGGCCAGTCAACACGGAATGCTTTGGGTTAATCTGGACGCCACTTATCACGACACAGCAAAAGGCGTAAATAGGCTAGGTTGTCATTCAGGTGTTACAGCGCAAAGCTTGGACGGTTCAGTTAACGAAATAGATTTAAAAACCGCGACTTATCTTGCTAGAAAAGTTATTGATTATGCAGAAAAGTTTAACAATGAAATCTAA